Part of the Epinephelus fuscoguttatus linkage group LG24, E.fuscoguttatus.final_Chr_v1 genome, acatttaaacagcagCCCTGACTACTTGCAATTAAGTTTTCACTTGTGGAAATGACGTTTAAACATGTCAAAATGCCATTTTGACATGTAAAATGTTAATGTGAGATATGTATAAAACAATTTTGACATGTTGACAGATGTGTCTTCGCATGTAGAAATTGCATTTCACTAATCAAAACTGATTCACAGATATATTCAACTTAATTACAGATATCAGTAAGTCCGTTTGCACTGGTAAGAATAacaattacagatatctataattgAATTTTCACTTGTTGAAAAAGGATTGTTACCAGTGGAAATGTAATTACCCATTTCAGACATCAACAATTGCTTTTCAAATATGTCCAACATATCAACAAACCATTTCGGATATATGGGTGTCATATCATAAAAGAACCACAAAGCCTCTGGTTGACTGTTAAATTATCATATTCATTCAGTATATGTCGCCCAAATGACCACATTCATGTTGGATATGTCCCTTAAGTCACTGAAGGTATCTATAGTGATATTTGACAGGTGGAAATTTCTTCTTTATATCTAAAATTCCATTTTGActagtttttaaaaatcatagaCAGCTGTAATTGTGTTTGAATGGTAAAAGTTGACAAGTTAAAATTAAGATACGGATATCAAGAATGGAAATTTCCAGTGGTAAGAAATTAATTGTTGATGtcaaaaatcaacattttaacTTGTGAGAAATTAACCACATCTTTAGTAAGAACTACAactagtcaaaattacattATAGATACACCGACTTGGAATTAGAACAAGTCAAAATTTAATAGTAGACATCTGTAATTAAGTTTGAATAGAGATCAATGGTAAAAGTTGATGAGTTGTAATgaagttacagatatctacaatgaACATTTCCACTAGTAAGAAATTTAATTATTGATATCAAGGATTTATATTTTGACTAGTGAGAATTAAATCGGagatatctttaattaaaaTTGCTActcattaaaataacattaaggATGTGCTGGCTTAGAATCCAAACTAGTCAACAAGCGACTGCTGATATCCACAGTAGCTCCCACCGCTGCTGGTTCAGTGTTAAAATGGATTGCCACACTCTGCTCAACATACATTTCTACATGACTTCTCTGGCATTGTTAGATCAGAATCTTAATTTTACATTAAGCTTTAAACTAAGGGTAAGACAACTAGAAGATTTCAACCTTCTACAATAACTTGCGTCAATTACACACAATCAAACACAGACTCATGCATACACTTGCACAAAACCAACTGCTACACATTCTGTCTCTTGTAGTACTTTAGCACCCTCTAGTGTCAAAATGGTGGACTCTTTTCTGGGCTTACAATGCCCCCATGCTGTTAGTAAAATTACAAATTGCATACTGTTATTGCACACAGTATGCGCTAGATAAGGATTTCcatggtatatatatatatttttttctagtTAAAACACAAGAAATAAATTAACTTCAGAGTTTGTTATGGCAGGAAAAGATTATGTGACAGCACACTCCCTGTATgcatactgactttttttaaatttacctcACTTACACTACAGACTCTGCTTAGAATTAGTATGTATGGTATGGATGTAGGACATAGCTTTGGACATTTCTCCATACTAAATATATTGTCCCACAGCTCAGCAAGATGAACAAAGCAGAGACTGAGTAAGGCCAACTCCTCACTCAAAATTATTTGTAGCCTGAGGCCTGAGAGGTGAAACCCAAGGTAAAATGAAGAACGCAGAGCAATCGTATTGCACATTTTACCACTTTATACTTCTTCTCCACTATAATTTATGAGCAAATAATGTGCTTTTCACTCCACTGCATATATTTCACAACCTTAGTTACAAGTTACTCTGCAAATTCAGGttgaataatataatcaaaaaAAATTAGGCTTGGTAAAATCTTTTGAAGtgaggttgtatgaggtacttacccATAGTCAGTGCATTACATAAGCTAGATGTCGGTTGGCACAagcccagtttggagaagcaggctggagtccaacacagaagctcagcaatgtactgctgtggaggggtcagcaaaaacaaatgtcatCAATTTCAATTTGACGTGTatgctttatttaaaatatcttCACTGCTTTACATTTCTGTCAGAGAGCAATTTCTGTGGGGAACTGAAGTTGTTATATGGCTATATTAAGTACATTTTTGACTGCAGAACTTTTATTTGTAAGAGAGTATCTCTACACTGTGGTTATACTAcctttactgcagtaaaagaTATGAGTACTTTGCTCATCTCTGCAGGCTGTCCTACCTTATTGATGAATACTGTTGAGTATGCATGCAGCCTTAAAGGAAAGACTGCAGACACTACTTTGAAAAAAGGTACTGCCCAACATGTTCTTTGGGTTCAAAATGATTTCATGTGTAATTTTGTTTCACTTCTCCTACAAAATGAGATGTTGCCCTACCCTCCACTCAAACCATGCTGAAGAATGAAATCATGCAGCCTCACACAAACAGTGGTGGAATATTTACTCATATTTTTGAGTTACCTGTagtttacttgagtatttccattttttgtTACTTAACACTTCTTTATTtcaggaaatacttttttactccattacataAATGTGAGAGCTAAACTACTGTTCTTACTTTGCAGGTTAAAATCTTACCATCTTAACATatatttaatatgttttataaaaatataattgCTATAAATTGAACTACCCAGTAATAATAacccaaaaatataatattttgagGGAGCTATTCCGCAAAATTAATACTTACTTTTAACACTTTAGGTACATCTTACTAATAATATTTCTGTACGTCTTAGGTAAAAGTGATTTGAAGACTTTTACTTACAATAGAGTATATTTATAGCTTAGTATTCctactttgtctttgtcttctaacagtaattaatatacatttttactgTATACTCCGTCATTAGCCTAAATTACACTTTTAATAAATGCAGCCCACAGTTGATAATAGTTGCAAGTGTACTTGCATGTTCACACATCCTTCTTTTATTAAGAAAGCCTTAATGATTCATGACTGTGATAAAGTAGTCAGACCATGATATCAACATATTCTGATACAAGCAGGAATAGGAGTGAAAGTACAGAAGTAGATTATCAGTAAAGTTTACTTctaaaaatatcaaaagtaaGCAGAAATGGCCTTTGTGTGTTATGtcactgtatatacagtattgTTGGATTAGTGTTATTGATACCTTAACAATGAAGCATCATATTAACATTGTAGCTGACCAAGGTGAAGTGAACTTGACTTTATATTGCAGTTGATTAGTTTAAATATTAACAATACATCATGTAATATCctaatctgcaaagtaactgcTGTCCAATAAATGAAGTGGAGTGAAAactacaatatttccctctgaagtaCAGTGAAGTGGAGGCTTTAGTAACATACAATGAAAACACTCAAGTTGAGAACTAGAttgtatttaaagggacagttcaacccaaaatcaaaactacatatttttcctctacCTGTAGTGCTAATTATCAATCCaaatagttttggtgtgagttgctgagtgttggagatatcagctacAGAGATGTCTGACGTcactccaatataatggaactagatggcactcagcttgtggtgctcaaagcaccaaaaaatacatttgaaaaactcaacatcaatgtctctttccagaaatcatgacctggttactcaagataatccacagaccttgttgtgagcagtttgatgtaggaactattttctttctactgaactacacctgccgaCCATATCACTGCACAAAAGGAAGCGCACATCTACTGCTAACAcacctagcaccactaagctagctaatgttatagctcagctgaggaggacaccgTTGATGTTTACATCTggcgctgtcacaagcacaagtctctcattcatgagtagatgcacgcttcctccTGCACAGTTGGCAGGTGAGGTTCAGTAGAAAGCAGAGGTAGGCATTTTAAGTACCTTCCATATTTTAGTATTTGTATTAAGTCATTACAGAGTACTCACATGCTtccaatttcttttttttgcaagaATAGGGATGTAAATTGGTCAACAACGAAAAACAAGTGCAATTTGAAATTCATTCATTGAACAACCACGTTTTAATCAGCCTATCAAACCAGAACCCAGAACGCTAACATGAGAAAAGTCGTCCATCTTTCTGTAGCTGCCATACATTTTAGACGCAGCACTGAAGGACTGTCTCTGAGCCGCTCTCCCCAGTGTtacacgagctaacacagcagcagctgctaaCGTCCGACACTGAAGAATTTAACACTCCCAACAAACTTGCACCAACACCAACACTGCTCAACTTTACTGTAAAACCTGTTAATAACCTTtaggtaacattagctaacagttagccccgttGCTGTGTATTTTAGTGCAGGCGGACTCTCACCAATAGTTGCCTGGTGCTGAGGTCACACTCCCACAGCAGTAGTCTTATGATAAACAGAAAAGCTGTGTTGACCAATACACTGCATGCAGCTATGCActgaaataagattttacccattttcaatagtaataaaaatatcatgttcacaaaaggACTGATGTCGAAACGAATACTCCAGTACTCATGCCCATACgcagtagaaagaaaacagtttctaCACAAAACCACTCACATCAAGGTCGGTCTGTTATCTTTAGTatccaggtcatgatttctggagatagaacattacatttttcaaatgtatttttttgccgCTTTGAGCTCCACAGGGCAAGCGCCATCCAATTCTGTTAtctttgagagaaggcagacatctctactgccAGTATCTCCAAtgctctgcagctcacaccaacaaaatctagactgataaatagcactacaagtgagaggtaaaatatgtatttttgtatttgggggtgaactgtccctttatgtCACTGTCCACCATCACCAGCCAAGGTGGTACAGTGAGTGTTTTAACTCTATGCAATTGACATTGTTAGGTTAACTGACAAATTATGTTGAGGTAAAAAAGTAAAGATAGTGATGTCTTATAATTCATTTCAAGTTCTGCAGGATCCTCTAATTTTCAGAACGTGCTACTAActgtggacatttttgcaatttttctgGCTTAGGTAATGAGAGCACTGTTAATGTCCTAAGCAAAAGAGGAACTCCAGACATAAACAGCAAAAGTTAGGGGTGCAGCTGAAAACTTCACTCCCAGTGAAATGGGACATTGTGTACAAATGTACAGCGACATCACTGGGATACCTAAACCACTCGTTCCCATGTCGATCTGCATTCATTGCTCACTTAATTTAAATAACAACCTAAATTACATGTAACCTTTAGTCTGGACGGTCATTCAGCAGTCACATTTACTGTCAGAAAGTCCAGCTCTGGAGGGCAGAATGTCAGCAGGATGCACTCAACCTCTACGCATGCTCAGTTTAGCCGTTCTTACGTTGCGCGCTTGCGCAGTTCGCCTCAGCGGCCATTCATTATAAAGCCGCAAGTTCCTCCGTCTCTTTCCACCTTCAGCCATTTTGACAATGTTGGGAGCTGTGGGACGCTGCTGCACCGGGGCATTACAGGCTCTCAAGCCTGGGGCCCAGCCCCTGAAGGCTCTCGTCGGATCCCCAGCCGTCCTTTCACGTGAGTCCTGCATGCTTGGTGCTTTTGAACGAAGTCGTAATAAGAAAAATAGTTATTAACGCGCCCGTCAGAGAAGGGCAGgggcaatgctaacatgctaactagcAACACGCTGGCTGCCGTGCCGGCTGCGTAGCAGGCCTTGAcatgaaaatgacatatttgaAAAGTGTTTGAGTTATTCTCGAGGTTTCTACTGGTACACGCTTGCAGATATGCTCCTACTGACAGATGTCATGCATCAGGAAATGAGCAGACTGTGTTATTCTTGTGCTGGCTGCAATGACCTTTATGTAATGACATGAGGCGGCGTGAGACTGTGCAGAGCCTGCTACGTTAGCATTACAAGTTGCGTTTTAGCAAGGTCTAGCAACTGGATTAGCACTGACGTACAGTCCTCAACGACAATCCACAGACCCAGCATTAAATTAATCGATTAACATGACGAGTATGAAACTTCAAACTACACTTGCCATTGAATGCCCTGCGTTTGTCATTAGCAGTAGCAGCATTAGCAACGTTAGCTCCAAGTACATTTCATTCATCTACCTGTCTTTCCACGGAGACGTTATTGCGCCGGGAAAATGGCTTGCTCGTGTTTGTACACATTAAGACATACTCATATTTCCCACAAATATACATATTGATTAGTTAGGGGACGTCGCTCAATTATTGTAGTTGTGTCTTAAGGCTCAAAGTTTGACCGACAAGAATCCCTTGACATTGAGGCGGAGCAGACACGCAGTTGTCCGGTACTTTTCAGTGGAGACGGTGGCATGTTGGAGACTAATGCGTACCAGTGGCAATACAAGGTCATGACTGTAGCACACATGTACAACACACTAAATGCACACATTGTCTGCATGACTTTACAGGTAGAGACTATGTCGCACCTGCCGCTGCTGCCAGCGCCGCCGCTGGTAAGATTGTGGCTGTCATCGGTGCCGTCGTCGACGTCCAGTTCGATGAGGGCCTTCCTCCCATTCTCAACGCCCTGGAAGTCGCCGGCCGTGACTCCAGGCTAGTCCTGGAGGTGGCTCAGCATCTTGGTGAGCAACAACAGCAGTATGACCTTCCTTCAGTCCTGCAGGAGCAGACAGAAAATGCTTAATGTTTACAGTTGACAATAACTGAGAAATTTCCACCATGTGTTTAGGGGAGAACACAGTGCGTACCATTGCTATGGATGGTACTGAGGGTTTGGTCCGTGGACAGAAAGTTCTGGACACCGGTGCCCCCATCAGAATTCCAGTGGGTCCCGAGACTCTGGGCAGGATTATGAATGTCATTGGCGAGCCCATCGACGAGAGGGGTCCCATCTCCACCAAGCAGTGAGTTTACTTAGAAAAATAACACCATTATATTTGTGAAATGATAATAACATAATGTCTTGCAGAATAATGATATCAGAGTGAGGTTAGTAAAGCTAGCCACACCTAGCATGACATTGTTGTTTACATATGATGAGCTTTTAAAGGTCTATTGGCCTGCAAAAACTCAGTAGATTACTGAACTGTTTTTCCTCTCCACAGGACTGCACCTATTCACGCTGAGGCCCCTGAGTTCACTGACATGAGTGTGGAGCAGGAGATTCTGGTGACTGGCATTAAGGTGGTGGACCTGCTGGCTCCCTACGCCAAGGGAGGAAAGATTGGTATGTGCTCATAGGCAGTGTACATATTATGATGGCTAGCATACTGCAATTTTTGAAACCACTTGCTGATATCGTCAAACTAATCCCACACTTATGATCATAGGTCTGTTCGGTGGTGCTGGTGTGGGCAAGACTGTATTGATCATGGAGCTGATCAACAACGTGGCCAAGGCCCATGGTGGTTACTCTGTGTTTGCCGGTGTGGGAGAGCGTACCCGTGAGGGAAATGACTTGTACCATGAAATGATTGAGTCTGGTGTCATCAACCTGAAGGACACCACCTCCAAGGTAAGGATGTTGTCAAGCCTCTACCATTTAAACTTGAAGTTGTGGCGCATTTTGGAAATTATTTCCAGGAGCAAAGCACTTACCTTTAGTGTTGTCCTTTCTAGGTGGCACTGGTGTACGGACAGATGAATGAGCCCCCAGGTGCCCGTGCCAGAGTGGCTCTGACTGGACTGACTGTAGCAGAGTACTTCCGTGACCAGGAGGGTCAGGATGTGCTGCTCTTCATTGACAACATCTTCCGCTTCACACAGGCTGGCTCTGAGGTCTGTAAAGCTTCCATCATGTCTCCATCAAGTTGCAGTGGCAGGAAACATTtacctaaaaataaaattaacaggATTGTTGTAAGGTTGTAACTTAAATTTGTTATGCAGTCACAATTTACTGCTGTACAGCCACAGCCAGACTCCTGAGTGTGACTAAAAATGTAGAATGACATATTTGATACTGACAAAAGTTATCATCCTCCTCAGGTGTCTGCCCTGCTGGGTCGTATCCCCTCTGCTGTGGGTTACCAGCCCACTCTGGCCACTGACATGGGTACCATGCAGGAGAGAATCACCACCACCAAGAAGGGTTCAATCACATCTGTGCAGGTAAACATGACCACTGAGGATAGCTTAGTGGAGCTGCatgttcactcactgtattGCTAATATAagcttttaaaaatatgttggtTATGGGGTCACTTGATTTCATGGTAACTAAAAGGGAAAACTGCAACTACTCAAGATTGACTGAGTTTTAATTTTCTCCACCAGGCCATCTATGTGCCCGCTGATGATTTGACTGACCCTGCCCCCGCCACCACCTTCGCTCACTTGGACGCCACCACTGTGTTGTCTCGCGCTATTGCTGAGCTGGGTATCTACCCCGCTGTCGACCCCCTGGATTCAACCTCCCGTATCATGGACCCCAACATCGTTGGCTCTGAGCACTATGAAATCGCCCGTGGTGTGCAGAAAATCCTTCAGGTTTGGGACATaattgcaatatatttaaatctttttttctaaattaaccAAACATTGATCAGGCTAAGAAGTTCACTTTCCCTCCTATAGGACTACAAATCCCTGCAGGATATCATTGCCATTCTGGGTATGGATGAGTTGTCTGAGGAGGACAAACTGACTGTGGCCCGTGCCCGCAAGATCCAGCGTTTCCTGTCCCAGCCCTTCCAGGTGGCCGAGGTCTTCACTGGCCATTTGGGCAAACTGGTGCCCCTCAAGGAAACCATCAAGGGCTTCCAGAGCATCCTTGCTGGTATGTATATTAGGgtcaaacaacattttttgcttgCATCCTTAAACTTATTCAAATCTATTTGTGGTactaatttttttctgttgtacCTGTTTCCCTGTAGGTGAGTATGATAATCTGCCCGAGCAGGCCTTCTACATGGTCGGCCCCATCGAGGAAGTGGTTCAGAAGGCAGAGAAGCTGGCTGAGGAGCACTCATAAACATCTAAACAAGCTAGCTGTTGTGGGGATAAGCGGAGAAAAACAAAGGAGAGGGGTTCTGTGGTTAGGAGCACTTGGTTTGTAAAACAtgtcaaaaatgcaaatgtaccTGTCTCGTCATCCTGAAAGAAAAGTTCTATTTAATGTTTCCAGTGAAAGATGGAATAAAACACtgtctttacaaaaaaacaacttgtcaACTGTATATTTCCTAGATGCTTTCATAGTTGTTGTGGAGAATCTTGTTCCCAATGAAGAATTTCCATGAAATGGCTGTCATCCACTCTGACCACAAGAAGGCAGTCACGAGCCATGTTAAGCTTTCTGAACTGTGTTGCAGCTTGTCAAGCGCTTAAATAAAACAGTGGACAAACAATGGATCAGTGTTTGTTTCAACTTTTAAGAGTGACAAACTTATGAGCTAATTTGTACTGCCATTTAGCTTTAATAATCAAAACGGTTGAGACTGCAAATATGTATTAGTTGAATTGCAGTGTGCATCAGAATGGTTGCTGATGGGACACAAAATATGGCAAACTGGTAGGGACATTAAGGACTTCATTTCACtttataaatcatatttttgtCAGTGCTTCCCAGCAGTATAAAACAATACGTCCTAattataaaattaattaaatgactGTGACCTGGACCCTGCTAAGTGGCAAAAATGGATGATACAggaaactgtttaaaaaaactgaCGGTTGGTCATTATGAGAAGATGAGCCTCCTAACTAGAGCAGACAAAACCGACAGTATTACAGGTCCCCTGGTGCTAAACAAAGCGCCACGAAGGACTGAATAGCCTCCTGCAGCACAGTTTACAGTGAAGCCTCTTTCAACACACGCCACACTTGAATTTTAGTGGCGCATATCAACGTCTCCCAGCCGGCAGCCCACAATCACGTAACCTCACAACACTAGGGTTAGCCTGTTAAAGTGTTAGGGACTTGTTTGAAAGCTTTAGCAGGatcagaaatggaatataatgttaCTATCTATATTTTCATTGCTGTGTTATCACTTAAAACTGCGGacaatcatgtttttattaccttaaaTTGAGTCGTTTGTGTCTAACCTTACATAAGAAGCCGGCCTTTTTCgtagtccgccatgttgtttctgcGGCAGCTCAGAACACAAAGTTTACAATGGAGTTGTGTCCAAAATTCCACACTATCATGCTATTTAGTAGGCTAAAATATtatgtgggatttttttttgcatgtccGACACCTTAATATAAATGAATTGTACACTATTTCCGGTAAAATATGACAGTATGCgaaccatagacatatatacatatatatatatgtctatgatgCAAACACTAGACAGTATGCTGGCGAaaatatcccacaatgcaacgCGGTAGACAACGACCAACGGCTGTGTAATATAAATAACAATTTAATTTGGgttcaagtttgtaaaaagtgTAAGATTGCACTTTGCAAGGCATAATAcagttttcaaaatatttttaaattaccATTAGAGCTAAGGTTGGCGGTGATTTATGGTTGACTTACCTGTATCCAACCAAACACGAGGCAGTCAGTATGTGACATGGTTAGTATGGCTCAGTGCGCCCATAAAGATACACActactgtttatttacacaAATGTATGTTGAATGATAGTACACATATTGGGTATGTAGTGCCTGATAGCAAGTGCCATTCGCGTTTTTGTgtcggccaccgtagttctcacacaccaaataaaaaatgcgcaaattatataaaaactaacagagtaagtaaataaataaataaataacaaataaaaaaataaataaatgaataaaaatagatAGCAGGAGTAATATATTATCTGGCAGTATGGTCTACAATATCTTTCAGTAGGCTGGATGTCTTGaaagcttttttgtttttaggtaCTTTACATACAGAATCATCAAAAGTTTTAAGTTCAACATGAAACAAAATTTCATTTGGGATAAACCGAAGAAATCTGGCTTTATTAATATGATATTTATCCAACAGACACAGCAATTTTATCACATGATCAATTTTCTTATTGTTAGATTCGACACTCAAAAATAAGACCATACTTTCTGTAATGGTGACCAAGACCTTCAGAGACTCCCAAATTAATAAAGATATTTGAGTCCAAAAATTAGAAGAATGTGGacatacataaaataaatgagaaaaagaCTCCACCTCTTCTTTGCAGAAGGAACATAAAGGTGACACATCAGGTCTAAACTTGTTAATGAATTCATTGCAAGGATATTATCTATGCAAGAGTTTAATATGAACTTCTTTAACTTTACTGAGGACAAGAAATTTGTTAAATTCAGTCCAGACATTCCTACTGATGTTAGGAGACATCACTCTCCACCGATGAAAGGAGCTGGGATATTGACTATGAAGAGAAGTAAAAACACTCCTAATATGAGCATTATTACAAGAAAGTTCCTCAAAAGTCCTTCCACCAAGCCACAGTACAGGAATCACTCCTGGGCATGGTTTATACAGACAAGATGCTTTAATTGGAGATAGCAAGTTAGTAGGTATACTTTTAAGTACTTTGGAATGCAAAGAGCGAGAAATTTCTAATCCTCTTTGTTGGGTGAATTCTTCATAGGTAGCTAGGTCCCCAGTATCATTTAGAATTTCAAAAGTAAACATAATACCTTGGTCATACCAGTCTTTCAAAAAATATGGTCTTATTTTTGTATACAACATGTTGATTATTCTATAATATAGGCTACATGTGTGTGGGGAGAAGTTGTGTTTAAAAGGGATTTTCCATGTGTCCAGGGCTTGTTTATGGAAATTGGCAAGCTTGACTGGCAGTTTACTTGAGATAAAATTACATGAAAGCAAAAACTTTAAACCACCACATTTATCAAACAGAAAGTTggggataaaaaaaacaaggagcATTACATTTACCTTTATACCATCTACTAACAGTATGTCAGAATCATATAATCAGCCAGTGGCTTgttgttcaaaatgttttctgttcacctcAAGAtggcaggactatcatacagttgGTAGACGTGCCACAAATAGGAACTATACAGGTGGACAGTTACCTAACAGACATGGACACAGCAAAGAAGTGTAACATCATCAGTGAGGGGAAGTTCAATACCTTTTCACTGAAATAGTTGTGTTTCtctcatttgtatgttatttttaaataaataaataaatatatatatatatatatatatacacatatatatcgCTTGaacaagtggcaacctctgaggccaacacagaagtgccaaaaacacactgatctTTAAACAGTCGCTTGAGGTTGGCTCCAAAAGCCTGTCAGTCCACATCAagcccatgttaaaatgtccaacaacTAGGCGTCTGTggtttagtggtagagcaggcgccccatgtacaaggctgttgcggCACTCCCTCGCTTCAAAGccagagtccacaaaccaatgggtgacatcgtggtcgctacgtccattatttttagtcCTTACACTTGTCACACAGAAGTTTCAATTGTATTTGACCTTTGTCTTCTTAATACAAAGCAAAATCACAGTCCTGTCTCTCAACATGGTCCTACTCCTTTCATACTTCAACACGTATGAATCAGGCTGCTACTCATCCCTAACCTTTGACACAGTCACCATTATCACAGCCAAGCATATTCGTGTGAACAAACTCCTATCTGCCTGAAGATAAAGTGACCTTGACTATGTACATAATCTAACTGCTTGTAATAAAAACAAGTTTATGGACAATAATCAGAGATGGGACACAATGTATTGCATTAAATTGTGTTGTTTATACCACCTGCCAAATGTTGGAAACACAAACGTAGATAGGAAGGAGACTTTAATCAGGAATGACAAAGACATCAGTGGACTGGTAGATTTATATTGTTAAATTGCGTAAAAAGTCCAGATGTGGATACAATAAAGCACGGTTTATTGCACTTGCTTGGCAATAGGAATGGCTTCTTTGTTCAGGATGTAATCAGAGACACAGGTTGGCATGTATGACAGTGGCAGCCAGAAAAACTTGGCGTCCCAGCCCGGAGAGTAGCGGGTGCGGGGCCGGACAGCAGATATGGCGTGCTCCATACAGCTGACCACCTTCATCAGATCTCCATCACTTATCTTGGCAACTCTGTCTGAAACTAACGCAAGTCctaggagggaaaaaaaagtggaatAGAAAAAtagattaattaaaaacaaagacataaatgaagaaaaacaatgaTCCAAACTTACCT contains:
- the atp5f1b gene encoding ATP synthase subunit beta, mitochondrial, whose protein sequence is MLGAVGRCCTGALQALKPGAQPLKALVGSPAVLSRRDYVAPAAAASAAAGKIVAVIGAVVDVQFDEGLPPILNALEVAGRDSRLVLEVAQHLGENTVRTIAMDGTEGLVRGQKVLDTGAPIRIPVGPETLGRIMNVIGEPIDERGPISTKQTAPIHAEAPEFTDMSVEQEILVTGIKVVDLLAPYAKGGKIGLFGGAGVGKTVLIMELINNVAKAHGGYSVFAGVGERTREGNDLYHEMIESGVINLKDTTSKVALVYGQMNEPPGARARVALTGLTVAEYFRDQEGQDVLLFIDNIFRFTQAGSEVSALLGRIPSAVGYQPTLATDMGTMQERITTTKKGSITSVQAIYVPADDLTDPAPATTFAHLDATTVLSRAIAELGIYPAVDPLDSTSRIMDPNIVGSEHYEIARGVQKILQDYKSLQDIIAILGMDELSEEDKLTVARARKIQRFLSQPFQVAEVFTGHLGKLVPLKETIKGFQSILAGEYDNLPEQAFYMVGPIEEVVQKAEKLAEEHS